In Opitutaceae bacterium TAV5, one genomic interval encodes:
- a CDS encoding PEP-CTERM motif protein: MISLKRHTRTVLGPLAALAVLASSPLASAGVTLVEELFGYADGNLAGGNGGTGFTTAWSGGASIDGTGLWTVNDGVATITGTRDTTASRAFDSLSDTFYFSFDVSVAAFTSAAGSFNDQLVFQTWNGSSWSDVFSVGIAYGTGGATGRYRVNGGDFNAGGFDVSGGVNTITGKFTFGGDGSATLTLWLNADDENAPPLTTRTLTASVDNIGRLFLRRQDGNRNGAGTVTAFDNLRIGTDWESATTSQVIPEPGTWAVLAGLLAAGVAIAARIRHRL, translated from the coding sequence ATGATTTCCCTGAAACGACACACTCGCACCGTCCTCGGCCCGCTCGCGGCGCTGGCCGTTCTCGCTAGCTCTCCCCTCGCCTCGGCCGGTGTCACGCTGGTCGAGGAACTGTTCGGTTATGCCGACGGCAACCTCGCCGGCGGGAATGGCGGCACCGGCTTCACCACCGCCTGGAGTGGCGGCGCCAGCATTGACGGCACCGGCCTGTGGACCGTAAACGACGGCGTCGCCACGATCACCGGCACCCGAGACACGACGGCCAGCCGCGCTTTCGACTCCCTCTCCGACACCTTTTACTTCTCGTTTGATGTCAGCGTGGCGGCGTTCACTTCGGCTGCCGGCTCGTTCAATGACCAGCTTGTTTTCCAGACGTGGAACGGCAGCTCCTGGAGCGACGTGTTCAGTGTCGGCATCGCCTACGGCACGGGAGGAGCCACCGGGCGGTACCGGGTCAATGGCGGGGACTTCAATGCGGGCGGGTTCGACGTCAGCGGCGGCGTGAACACGATTACCGGCAAGTTTACCTTCGGCGGCGACGGCTCGGCCACGCTTACCCTCTGGCTGAATGCCGACGACGAAAACGCCCCTCCGCTCACCACCCGCACGCTCACCGCGAGTGTGGACAATATCGGACGCCTGTTCCTCCGCCGGCAGGATGGCAACCGGAACGGCGCCGGCACCGTCACCGCGTTCGACAACCTCCGCATCGGCACCGACTGGGAATCGGCGACGACATCGCAGGTTATCCCCGAACCGGGCACTTGGGCCGTGCTGGCAGGACTGCTGGCGGCGGGCGTGGCCATTGCCGCCCGGATCCGGCACCGGCTCTGA
- a CDS encoding DNA mismatch repair protein MutS, with product MSSSPENLRGEPESGFGPEPVVVPITGELDLHTFAPRETAQVLDAYIEACLERGIRSLRVIHGKGTGTLRETVHAFLRRDPRVLSFRIGDETSGGWGATRVQLKG from the coding sequence ATGTCTTCTTCCCCGGAAAACCTTCGCGGAGAGCCGGAATCCGGTTTCGGGCCGGAGCCGGTGGTCGTTCCGATCACGGGCGAGCTCGATCTGCACACGTTTGCCCCGCGCGAGACGGCGCAGGTGCTCGATGCCTATATCGAGGCCTGCCTCGAGCGCGGCATCCGTTCGCTGCGGGTGATCCACGGCAAGGGCACCGGCACGCTGCGCGAGACGGTGCATGCCTTTCTGCGCCGCGACCCGCGGGTGTTGTCGTTCCGCATCGGCGACGAGACGTCCGGCGGCTGGGGGGCGACGCGGGTGCAGCTGAAGGGATAG
- a CDS encoding NADH-quinone oxidoreductase subunit N, translating into MPDPTDLLQRAASNNWLSIAPEVALGLLALLLLVFEIVLPKKNHGAIPALAILGQLAILVAFVVNYTNPAIATAGLTFNGLIEQSAQGQFMRLFFLLTSLLVSILGTVSLARQGPARLPRIEFFAITLVISGALMLLAQAHNFILLFVALETVTVGFYILVSYFRHNPLTLEAGLKYLITGSLSSGLLLFGIVLLYGVAGSPDLPGTLPGGEPMDFTALRLFLAANPGNFLASAGIVLVLCGVAFKIGAVPFQIWIPDVYQGAPTPVTAFLAVGSKAAGFTLLLILTRVFGTYSELLYKVLVIMAVATILFGNLAALTQHNVKRLLGLSGVSHAGYLLIGVIASLNADIAAQAVGAINFYLLAYLLASFAVFGVMTHVAGANDATQELEDYNDLGKTHPFLAGVLAIGLGSMAGIPPLAGFMGKLFVFLAAFRAELYLLLAVAIIGVVISIYYYFGWIKAAFFNVWRAPLLEGETDPRPPRAPVGALAGVTLVVLAAASVVLGFWQGPLGAWLILR; encoded by the coding sequence ATGCCTGACCCAACCGATCTTCTCCAGCGCGCCGCGAGCAACAACTGGTTGTCCATCGCACCCGAAGTCGCGCTCGGCCTCCTCGCGCTCCTGCTTCTCGTCTTCGAGATCGTCCTCCCGAAGAAGAACCACGGCGCCATCCCCGCGCTGGCGATCCTCGGCCAGCTGGCGATCCTCGTGGCCTTTGTCGTCAACTACACGAACCCTGCCATCGCCACCGCCGGCCTCACCTTCAACGGCCTCATCGAGCAGTCGGCGCAAGGCCAGTTCATGCGGCTGTTTTTCCTGCTGACCTCGCTCCTCGTCTCGATCCTCGGCACCGTCTCGCTCGCCCGACAAGGGCCGGCCAGACTCCCCCGCATCGAGTTCTTCGCCATCACGCTCGTCATCTCGGGCGCGCTGATGCTCCTCGCGCAGGCGCACAACTTCATCCTGCTCTTCGTCGCGCTCGAAACCGTCACCGTCGGATTCTACATTCTCGTCAGTTATTTCCGGCACAACCCGCTCACCCTCGAAGCCGGCCTCAAATACCTCATCACCGGCTCGCTCAGTTCGGGACTCCTCCTTTTCGGCATCGTGCTCCTCTACGGCGTGGCCGGCTCGCCTGATCTTCCCGGCACCCTGCCCGGCGGCGAACCGATGGATTTCACCGCACTGCGCCTCTTCCTTGCCGCCAACCCCGGCAATTTCCTCGCCAGTGCCGGCATCGTCCTCGTGCTCTGCGGCGTGGCCTTCAAGATCGGCGCCGTCCCCTTCCAGATCTGGATTCCCGACGTTTATCAAGGCGCGCCGACGCCCGTCACCGCCTTCCTCGCCGTCGGCTCCAAGGCGGCCGGCTTCACGCTCCTGCTCATCCTCACCCGCGTTTTCGGGACGTATTCGGAACTCCTCTACAAGGTTCTCGTGATCATGGCCGTGGCCACGATCCTCTTCGGCAACCTCGCCGCGCTCACGCAGCACAACGTCAAGCGCCTCCTCGGCCTCTCCGGCGTCTCGCATGCCGGCTACCTCCTGATCGGCGTCATCGCCTCGCTCAACGCCGACATCGCCGCACAGGCCGTCGGCGCGATCAACTTCTACCTCCTCGCCTACCTCCTCGCCAGCTTCGCCGTTTTTGGCGTGATGACACACGTCGCCGGCGCAAACGACGCCACCCAGGAACTCGAGGACTACAACGACCTCGGCAAGACGCACCCCTTCCTCGCGGGCGTCCTCGCCATCGGCCTCGGTTCGATGGCCGGCATCCCGCCGCTGGCCGGCTTCATGGGCAAGCTCTTCGTCTTCCTCGCCGCTTTCCGCGCCGAGCTGTACCTGCTGCTCGCCGTGGCGATCATCGGCGTGGTCATTTCGATCTACTACTACTTCGGCTGGATCAAGGCCGCCTTCTTCAACGTCTGGCGCGCCCCGCTGCTCGAAGGCGAAACCGATCCGCGTCCCCCGCGCGCGCCGGTCGGCGCCCTCGCCGGCGTGACACTCGTCGTCCTCGCCGCCGCCTCCGTCGTCCTCGGCTTCTGGCAAGGCCCGCTCGGCGCCTGGCTGATCCTGCGCTGA
- a CDS encoding beta-lactamase: protein MKLHVLPAGPIRTNAYLLTDAASGEAILIDAPEGVWADVEPVLKAEGCTLRELWLTHGHWDHMQGSAEVVEKSGATVRAHEADRVLIETPEVMELLGPGVPVRPVKIDATVSQGDRLAAFGMEAEVRHVPGHCPGNVLFYFAPVKAAFVGDALFAGSVGRTDLPGGSSEELARSVREQIYTLPGDTQVFPGHGGPTTVDRERATNPFVRNV, encoded by the coding sequence ATGAAGTTGCACGTTCTTCCCGCGGGGCCGATCCGCACCAACGCTTACCTGCTCACCGACGCCGCCTCCGGTGAGGCCATTCTCATCGACGCTCCCGAAGGCGTCTGGGCCGACGTGGAGCCCGTCCTCAAGGCCGAGGGCTGCACGCTCCGCGAACTCTGGCTCACCCACGGCCACTGGGACCACATGCAGGGCAGCGCCGAGGTCGTCGAAAAATCCGGCGCCACCGTCCGCGCCCATGAGGCCGACCGCGTGCTCATCGAGACGCCCGAGGTTATGGAGCTCCTCGGCCCGGGCGTGCCGGTGCGGCCGGTGAAAATCGACGCCACGGTCAGCCAGGGCGACCGGCTGGCCGCGTTCGGCATGGAGGCGGAGGTGCGCCACGTGCCGGGGCATTGTCCGGGCAACGTGCTGTTTTATTTCGCGCCGGTGAAGGCGGCGTTTGTCGGCGACGCGCTGTTTGCCGGCAGCGTCGGCCGCACCGACCTGCCGGGCGGCAGCAGCGAGGAGCTGGCCCGCTCCGTCCGCGAACAGATCTACACGCTGCCGGGAGACACGCAGGTGTTCCCCGGTCATGGCGGCCCCACTACGGTTGACCGCGAGCGGGCGACGAATCCCTTCGTCCGGAACGTCTGA
- a CDS encoding guanylate cyclase: MSSLPATPAPSASDAGRITPQQKRRRWRGQWLAVALLPLALLWALFDTLGALRTIEEETVDWRFRWRGTLEAPVNVVYVDIDSQAVSELGNFPWNRDRFATVCKALLAEARVKAIGVDVLMSEAGMPQVVNRAAWNRGNAELGDFLFSEPPPPVVLAAAYMGAIRRDEEGNALPVEIPLAGSMPADFPEQPRWQGPDGLWKPAPHHGLIDTLDNDTRIVPLFAPLPDGGNVLHLSLELARIWWGVPKEGVRIRDDRIDMVDEDGRPVRRIPLPGGQFLAINWFSAWKAEGQNPRISFADVHTYAGMLGSADEAERAAAKEFFGQEGFRDAVVLIGATDPLMHDMATTSFDRHPVPKVGIYGNVLKMLVAGRFLHHPPGWAVWVITGVLGYLITKGFAGAARERERVTALVLVLVYVALVFVVFSRLDWVLPLAAPVGGALSAGFAGLGVQVVIERRQRNRLQGMFGSYVSPEVVRQLVESGEEPKLGGVEEEITAYFSDVQMFASVSEKLTPTQLVELMNEYLGACADVVQAQGGTLDKFVGDAVVAMFGAPVPLPDHAHRACIAALRVQQRLEAMRRQWASETHRDWPAEVVGLRTRIGLNSGRAVVGNMGSSARFNYTMMGDTVNLAARLESAARQWGVFTLCTAETKAGCEAVEPGRVVFRRLNNTVVKGRSQPVEIYEVVGLREQVSEETHECLRIFGVGLRCYNERDWEGARAAFRASARLEPHKPGEAPGVTLNPSLALLGMVGELQTNPPWGDWDGSYRMREK, encoded by the coding sequence ATGTCTTCCCTCCCCGCCACTCCCGCTCCGTCCGCTTCCGATGCCGGCAGGATCACGCCGCAACAGAAGCGGCGGCGGTGGCGCGGGCAGTGGCTGGCGGTGGCGCTCCTGCCGCTGGCGCTGCTGTGGGCCTTGTTCGATACACTGGGCGCGTTGCGGACAATCGAGGAGGAGACGGTGGACTGGCGTTTCCGGTGGCGCGGCACTCTCGAGGCGCCGGTGAACGTCGTGTACGTGGATATCGATTCGCAGGCGGTCAGCGAGCTGGGCAATTTTCCCTGGAACCGGGACCGGTTCGCCACCGTGTGCAAGGCGCTCCTCGCCGAGGCGCGGGTGAAGGCAATCGGAGTCGATGTGCTCATGTCGGAGGCCGGGATGCCGCAGGTGGTCAATCGCGCGGCATGGAATCGCGGCAACGCGGAGCTGGGCGATTTTCTGTTCTCCGAACCGCCGCCGCCGGTCGTGCTGGCCGCGGCCTACATGGGCGCGATCCGGAGGGACGAGGAAGGCAATGCCCTGCCGGTCGAGATCCCGCTTGCGGGCAGCATGCCGGCGGACTTTCCCGAACAGCCGCGCTGGCAGGGGCCGGACGGGTTGTGGAAACCGGCGCCGCATCACGGCCTGATTGATACGCTCGACAACGACACCCGCATCGTGCCGCTGTTCGCCCCGCTGCCGGACGGCGGCAACGTGCTGCACCTGTCGCTGGAACTGGCGCGAATCTGGTGGGGCGTACCGAAAGAAGGAGTACGGATACGCGATGATCGCATCGACATGGTGGACGAAGACGGCCGGCCGGTGCGCCGGATCCCGCTTCCCGGCGGACAGTTTCTGGCGATCAACTGGTTCTCGGCATGGAAGGCGGAAGGGCAGAATCCGCGGATCAGCTTTGCGGATGTGCATACCTACGCGGGCATGCTCGGCTCGGCAGACGAGGCGGAGCGGGCGGCGGCGAAGGAGTTTTTCGGGCAGGAGGGATTCCGGGATGCGGTGGTGCTGATCGGGGCGACGGACCCGCTGATGCACGACATGGCAACAACCTCGTTTGACCGGCATCCGGTGCCGAAGGTGGGGATCTACGGCAACGTCCTCAAGATGCTCGTGGCCGGCCGCTTTCTGCATCACCCGCCGGGCTGGGCCGTGTGGGTGATCACGGGGGTGCTGGGTTATCTGATCACGAAAGGCTTCGCGGGGGCGGCTCGCGAGCGGGAGCGGGTGACGGCGCTTGTTCTGGTGCTGGTCTACGTGGCGCTGGTGTTTGTGGTGTTTTCGCGGCTGGACTGGGTGCTGCCGCTGGCGGCGCCGGTGGGCGGGGCGCTTTCGGCCGGGTTTGCCGGGCTGGGCGTGCAGGTGGTCATCGAGCGGAGGCAGCGCAACCGGCTGCAGGGCATGTTCGGCTCATACGTCTCGCCCGAGGTGGTGAGGCAGCTCGTGGAGAGCGGCGAGGAGCCGAAGCTGGGCGGGGTGGAGGAGGAGATCACGGCGTATTTCAGCGACGTGCAGATGTTCGCCTCCGTATCCGAAAAACTGACACCGACGCAACTGGTCGAGCTGATGAACGAATACCTGGGGGCATGCGCCGATGTGGTGCAGGCGCAGGGCGGTACGCTCGACAAGTTCGTGGGCGACGCCGTGGTGGCGATGTTCGGCGCGCCGGTGCCGCTGCCGGATCACGCGCACCGCGCCTGCATCGCGGCGCTGCGGGTGCAGCAACGGCTGGAGGCGATGCGCCGGCAATGGGCGTCGGAGACGCACCGGGATTGGCCGGCGGAGGTGGTCGGCCTGCGCACGCGCATCGGGCTCAACAGCGGACGGGCGGTCGTGGGCAACATGGGCAGCAGCGCGCGTTTCAATTACACCATGATGGGCGACACGGTGAACCTGGCCGCGCGTCTGGAGTCGGCGGCGCGGCAGTGGGGGGTGTTCACGTTGTGCACAGCGGAAACGAAGGCGGGTTGCGAGGCGGTGGAGCCGGGGCGTGTGGTGTTTCGCCGGCTCAACAACACGGTCGTGAAGGGACGTTCGCAGCCGGTGGAGATTTATGAAGTGGTGGGCCTGCGCGAGCAGGTGTCGGAGGAGACGCACGAGTGCCTGCGGATTTTCGGCGTGGGCCTGCGTTGCTACAATGAACGCGACTGGGAGGGGGCGCGGGCGGCGTTTCGGGCGAGCGCGCGGCTGGAACCCCACAAGCCGGGAGAGGCCCCCGGCGTGACCCTGAACCCGTCTTTAGCGTTGCTGGGGATGGTGGGCGAGTTGCAGACCAACCCGCCGTGGGGCGACTGGGACGGCAGCTACCGGATGCGGGAGAAGTAG